One window of the Staphylococcus equorum genome contains the following:
- a CDS encoding YeiH family protein: protein MQKVRGIMMTLVIAMVATILGSEFPVIGGAIFAIIIGIIINNIILIPKKYEAGIKYSSKKILHYSIIVLGFTLSFQSIGAIGWKSLPIIIITLLAAFITVFLLMKIFKINEHLSILIGVGTAICGGSAIAATSPVIKAKESEVAFAISTIFLFNLIAVFVFPPLGHVLNMGQTAFGYFGGTAINDTSSVIAATSNYGNTALETGAVVKLTRTLMIIPVVLFFTYRTIRKEKAKQTDTSIAKIFPWFIVWFIVASLISTVFNFSPTVIHVFQQISLFLITMAMAGIGLSVDFKQFKQAGMKPVMLGLVTWIVVIISSLITMKLINLL, encoded by the coding sequence GTGCAAAAAGTACGGGGTATCATGATGACCTTGGTAATTGCAATGGTTGCAACAATATTAGGAAGTGAATTTCCAGTCATTGGCGGTGCAATTTTTGCTATTATTATAGGAATTATTATCAATAATATAATTTTAATTCCTAAAAAATATGAAGCTGGTATCAAGTATAGTAGCAAAAAGATTTTGCATTACAGCATTATCGTGCTTGGGTTTACATTGAGCTTTCAATCTATTGGTGCAATTGGATGGAAATCGTTACCAATCATTATCATTACTTTACTTGCTGCCTTTATCACTGTGTTTTTGTTAATGAAGATATTTAAAATTAATGAACATCTAAGTATTTTAATAGGGGTTGGAACAGCAATATGTGGTGGATCGGCAATTGCTGCAACAAGTCCAGTAATTAAAGCGAAAGAAAGTGAAGTAGCATTCGCTATTTCTACGATATTTTTATTTAATTTAATAGCAGTATTTGTATTTCCACCATTAGGCCACGTATTAAATATGGGGCAAACTGCATTTGGATATTTTGGAGGAACCGCTATTAATGATACTTCAAGTGTGATTGCTGCAACTTCAAACTATGGCAATACAGCCTTAGAAACAGGGGCAGTTGTAAAATTAACGCGTACTTTAATGATTATACCGGTGGTACTCTTTTTTACATATAGAACGATACGTAAAGAAAAAGCGAAACAAACTGATACATCTATTGCTAAAATATTTCCATGGTTTATTGTATGGTTTATCGTAGCATCTTTAATAAGCACTGTTTTTAATTTTTCACCAACAGTGATACATGTATTCCAACAAATTTCATTGTTTTTAATTACAATGGCAATGGCTGGCATTGGATTAAGTGTTGATTTTAAACAATTTAAACAAGCAGGTATGAAACCGGTAATGCTTGGGTTAGTAACATGGATTGTCGTCATTATTTCAAGTTTAATTACGATGAAGTTGATAAACTTATTGTAA
- a CDS encoding EVE domain-containing protein — MAEETSYFWLNCGYNRWNHNELLVGQTTLFESGAQFNPSQGFRSFKQAKVGDRVIFYQVQMDTGLLGLGEITSVQTGAQNKIRVHFQLQEQLKPLTADYLKRSEQLEFRMRNMKETLFNQITQEEFELIVSLGKGETKIPRYFFIAEEQEFEPKSYNTIYTHTYNGIKRNGYHFYTQLEIGDQLIFYNKNRDQSVIGVGEVSKHIHEKAPIPGRTNSTAIEVYFEKEIDPVSLGTLNKHPKLKNLYYLQENAKQAIASMSKTQFDAIREISKNDGMKSQFEAVKSGQMIDEHTEDLKPFILLVVDKGEGLKAAEDLLQKTNAKPVITSGHPDFSENMLYGKYLPNETGALYYREGFITNLMPRTDKSYLVIDNFNRIDPDIFQTYINMLEGYEITLPRYNRDGSMVKWSRKKDSFYHFNPNWHIVGITYDDLNEIKQKYTEQFLKYTRIVKVNQD, encoded by the coding sequence ATGGCAGAGGAAACAAGTTATTTTTGGTTGAACTGCGGATATAATCGCTGGAACCATAATGAACTATTAGTAGGTCAGACGACATTATTTGAATCAGGTGCACAATTTAATCCTTCACAAGGTTTCCGATCATTTAAACAAGCTAAAGTAGGAGACCGTGTTATCTTTTATCAAGTACAAATGGATACTGGTTTATTAGGTTTGGGTGAAATCACAAGTGTACAAACAGGTGCTCAAAATAAAATTCGTGTTCATTTTCAATTACAAGAACAGCTTAAACCATTAACTGCGGATTATTTGAAAAGAAGCGAACAATTAGAATTTAGAATGAGAAATATGAAAGAAACTTTATTTAATCAAATAACACAAGAAGAATTTGAGTTAATTGTTAGTTTAGGTAAAGGAGAAACAAAAATTCCTCGATACTTTTTTATAGCGGAAGAACAAGAGTTCGAACCTAAATCATACAATACAATATATACGCACACATATAACGGTATTAAACGAAATGGTTATCATTTTTACACGCAACTTGAAATAGGTGATCAACTTATTTTTTATAATAAAAATAGAGATCAGTCCGTCATTGGTGTAGGAGAAGTAAGTAAGCATATACATGAAAAAGCACCTATACCTGGGAGAACAAACAGTACTGCAATTGAGGTTTATTTTGAAAAGGAAATTGACCCTGTTTCATTGGGTACATTAAACAAACATCCTAAATTGAAAAATTTATATTATCTTCAAGAAAACGCAAAACAAGCTATTGCTAGCATGTCAAAAACACAATTCGATGCGATTCGTGAAATAAGTAAAAATGATGGTATGAAATCACAGTTTGAAGCTGTTAAAAGTGGTCAGATGATTGATGAACATACTGAAGATTTAAAACCGTTTATTTTACTCGTAGTTGATAAAGGAGAAGGCTTAAAGGCAGCTGAAGATTTATTACAAAAAACGAATGCGAAACCAGTGATAACTTCTGGTCATCCTGACTTTTCTGAAAATATGTTGTACGGGAAGTATTTACCAAATGAAACAGGTGCACTGTACTACAGAGAAGGGTTTATAACGAATCTTATGCCTCGTACAGATAAAAGCTACCTTGTTATAGATAACTTTAATCGTATTGATCCTGATATATTCCAAACATATATCAATATGCTTGAAGGTTATGAAATAACATTACCACGCTATAATAGAGATGGTAGTATGGTTAAATGGTCTAGAAAAAAAGATTCATTTTATCATTTTAATCCAAATTGGCATATTGTGGGTATCACATATGATGACTTAAATGAAATTAAGCAAAAATATACTGAACAATTTTTGAAATATACAAGAATCGTGAAAGTAAATCAAGACTAA
- a CDS encoding thiol-disulfide oxidoreductase DCC family protein: MPIIYYDANCVYCYNYAIWLIQNGLSRRYQFAELQGETAQNLFENYPETKQYDSVILQEGDHFEYKSDAITTLITTLTNYKWIGILLHLTPKPLRDLGYQLFADNRDKMWKTHWHQPNAYEQSFFID, translated from the coding sequence ATGCCAATAATATATTATGATGCCAATTGTGTATATTGCTATAACTATGCAATTTGGCTAATACAAAATGGTTTGTCAAGACGTTATCAATTTGCTGAATTACAAGGAGAAACAGCACAAAATTTATTTGAAAATTATCCTGAAACAAAACAATATGACAGTGTTATATTGCAAGAAGGGGATCATTTCGAATATAAATCTGATGCAATCACTACACTAATCACAACACTGACAAATTATAAATGGATCGGTATATTGCTACATTTGACGCCTAAACCACTTAGAGATTTAGGATATCAATTGTTTGCTGATAATAGGGATAAAATGTGGAAAACGCATTGGCATCAGCCTAATGCTTATGAGCAATCATTTTTTATTGATTGA
- the rbsK gene encoding ribokinase, with amino-acid sequence MENIVVIGSSSIDLVVKTDVLPQAGETVMGNSFFTTTGGKGANQAVAAARLSNKVYMIGAVGDDENGKQIIENLEQNNVDTTFMDKIENETSGTAHITLFEDDNRIIVVPAANNHVTPEKVLPKLERFGAGDIILMQHEIPEHTIKEVTDYAVKHDMKVILNPAPYRNIDKEIIDKVTWITPNESESELLFESGVDEALKAYPRKLIVTKGAAGAMFYNDSQQLVKGYKKKVVDTTGAGDTFNGALAVALIENKPLEEAVDFANLAGSFSVTGLGAQGAMPYRKELD; translated from the coding sequence ATGGAGAACATTGTTGTAATAGGTAGTTCATCAATTGATTTAGTAGTGAAAACAGACGTTTTACCACAAGCAGGTGAAACAGTTATGGGTAATTCATTTTTTACAACTACTGGTGGCAAAGGTGCTAATCAGGCTGTTGCAGCAGCTCGTTTGAGTAATAAGGTCTATATGATAGGCGCTGTAGGCGATGATGAAAATGGTAAACAGATTATTGAGAACTTAGAACAAAACAATGTAGATACAACTTTTATGGATAAAATTGAAAATGAAACATCTGGAACAGCGCATATTACACTGTTTGAAGATGATAATCGAATCATCGTTGTGCCTGCTGCTAATAATCATGTAACGCCTGAAAAAGTGTTACCAAAACTCGAGCGCTTTGGTGCAGGAGATATTATTTTGATGCAACATGAAATACCAGAACATACAATTAAAGAAGTGACAGATTATGCTGTGAAACATGATATGAAAGTAATATTAAACCCAGCACCATATCGTAACATTGACAAAGAAATTATAGATAAAGTGACTTGGATTACACCAAATGAATCAGAAAGTGAACTACTATTTGAAAGCGGAGTAGATGAAGCACTGAAAGCTTATCCTCGTAAGCTTATTGTAACTAAAGGAGCAGCAGGAGCTATGTTTTACAATGATTCTCAACAACTTGTCAAAGGATATAAAAAGAAAGTCGTTGATACTACAGGTGCTGGTGACACATTCAATGGTGCTTTAGCTGTTGCACTAATTGAAAATAAACCTTTAGAAGAAGCCGTTGATTTTGCTAATTTAGCGGGTAGTTTTTCTGTAACTGGATTAGGTGCTCAAGGTGCGATGCCATACAGAAAAGAACTAGATTAA
- a CDS encoding Dps family protein: MANSNKDVVKVLNEQVANWTVAFTKLHNFHWYVKGPNFFSLHTKFEELYDEASQYIDDLAERILAAGGNPVATLKESLDLAIIDEAGKGYKAEEMVEELSKDFENITKQLEEAIEVASAAEDDVTEDMFIGMKTNIDKHNWMLKSYLGK, from the coding sequence ATGGCAAACAGTAATAAAGACGTAGTAAAAGTATTAAATGAACAAGTAGCAAACTGGACAGTAGCATTTACTAAATTACACAATTTTCATTGGTATGTAAAAGGACCTAATTTCTTCTCATTACACACTAAATTTGAAGAATTGTATGATGAAGCAAGTCAATATATCGATGATTTAGCTGAACGTATTTTAGCAGCAGGTGGAAACCCAGTTGCAACATTAAAAGAAAGTTTAGACCTTGCAATCATTGATGAAGCTGGTAAAGGCTATAAAGCTGAAGAAATGGTAGAAGAACTATCTAAAGACTTTGAAAATATTACAAAACAATTAGAAGAAGCAATTGAAGTTGCTTCAGCTGCTGAAGATGATGTAACAGAAGACATGTTCATCGGTATGAAAACAAATATAGATAAACATAACTGGATGTTAAAATCTTATTTAGGTAAATAA
- the deoD gene encoding purine-nucleoside phosphorylase gives MTKSTPHIQPNGTKIAKTVLMPGDPLRAKYIADNYLENVEQFNEVRNMFGYTGTYNGKEVSVMGSGMGVPSIGIYSYELYNFFDVETIIRIGSCGALQENVNLYDIIIAQGASTNSSYVEQYNIPGHYAPLADFDLVLKAKQKADEIGATTHVGNILSSDTFYNADPTFNERWQRMGILGIEMESAALYLNATYAGKKALGIFTVSDHILRDEATTAEERQNSFTQMMEVALEMAE, from the coding sequence ATGACAAAATCTACACCTCATATTCAACCCAATGGAACTAAAATTGCAAAAACAGTATTAATGCCGGGAGATCCGCTTCGAGCAAAATACATAGCTGACAACTATTTAGAAAATGTTGAACAATTCAACGAAGTTAGAAATATGTTTGGATATACTGGTACTTATAACGGGAAAGAAGTATCAGTAATGGGATCAGGCATGGGCGTACCTAGTATTGGAATTTATTCTTATGAGCTTTATAATTTCTTTGATGTTGAGACAATTATCCGTATTGGATCTTGTGGTGCATTACAAGAAAACGTTAACCTTTACGATATAATTATTGCTCAAGGCGCTTCTACAAACTCTAGTTATGTAGAGCAATATAATATTCCAGGTCATTACGCACCTTTAGCTGATTTCGATTTAGTTTTAAAAGCAAAACAAAAAGCGGATGAAATTGGGGCAACTACACATGTAGGAAACATATTATCATCTGATACATTCTATAATGCTGATCCAACGTTTAATGAAAGATGGCAACGTATGGGCATCTTAGGTATAGAAATGGAATCTGCTGCATTATACTTAAATGCAACTTACGCTGGTAAAAAAGCGTTAGGTATATTCACAGTGAGTGATCATATTTTACGCGATGAAGCAACTACAGCTGAAGAACGTCAAAATTCATTTACACAAATGATGGAAGTCGCACTCGAAATGGCTGAGTAA
- the deoC gene encoding deoxyribose-phosphate aldolase, with protein MNYAKYIDHTLLKPESTRAQIDKIIEEAREFNFKSVCLNPTHVKYAAEKLKDTEVLVCTVIGFPLGASTTETKMFEVEDAVKNGASELDMVINVGALKDGRYEDVQKDIESVVGAANGKTVKVIIETCLLTDEEIVKASELSKAAGANFVKTSTGFAGGGATPEDVKLMKDTVGDDLEVKASGGVRNLEDFNKMLEAGATRIGASAGVQIIQGLESDSDY; from the coding sequence ATGAATTATGCAAAATATATAGATCATACATTACTTAAACCGGAGTCGACTAGAGCTCAAATCGACAAAATTATCGAGGAAGCTAGAGAATTTAATTTTAAATCAGTGTGTCTTAATCCTACACATGTAAAATATGCAGCAGAAAAACTTAAAGATACAGAAGTATTAGTTTGCACTGTAATTGGATTCCCTTTAGGCGCGTCTACTACAGAAACGAAAATGTTTGAAGTTGAAGATGCTGTAAAAAATGGTGCTTCTGAACTTGATATGGTTATCAATGTTGGTGCATTAAAAGACGGACGTTATGAAGACGTACAAAAAGACATTGAAAGTGTTGTTGGTGCTGCGAACGGTAAAACAGTTAAAGTAATTATTGAAACATGTCTATTAACAGACGAAGAAATAGTTAAAGCAAGTGAACTAAGTAAAGCAGCAGGTGCTAACTTTGTTAAAACATCAACAGGTTTTGCTGGTGGCGGTGCAACTCCAGAAGACGTGAAATTAATGAAAGATACTGTTGGAGATGACTTAGAAGTGAAAGCTTCTGGTGGCGTGAGAAATCTTGAAGATTTCAACAAGATGCTTGAAGCTGGTGCAACGCGTATCGGTGCGAGTGCAGGCGTTCAAATAATTCAAGGCTTAGAAAGCGATTCTGACTACTAG
- a CDS encoding pyrimidine-nucleoside phosphorylase: protein MRMVDIIEKKRDGQVLTKEEIEFFITGYTNGDIPDYQASSLAMAVFFQDMNDEERAALTMAMVNSGDVIDLSDIHGTKVDKHSTGGVGDTTTLVLAPLVAAVGVPVAKMSGRGLGHTGGTIDKLESVEGFHVEISEEKFVKLVNEAKVAVIGQTGNLTPADKKLYGLRDVTGTVNSIPLIASSIMSKKIAAGADAIVLDVKTGNGAFMKTLEDAEALAHAMVSIGNNVGRNTMAIISDMGQPLGHAIGNALEVKEAIETLQGKGPEDLTELVMTLGSQMVVVGGKAKDLEEARALLEKAIQDGSALESFRTFLENQDGDGSVVDDVSKLPQAKYQVALPAESSGFVTEIVANEMGVASMMLGAGRQTKDDDIDLSVGLVLHKKVGDRVDEGEPLLTIHSNRENVDDVIEKLNQSITVSEQGAEPTLIHKIITE, encoded by the coding sequence ATGAGAATGGTAGATATTATTGAAAAAAAGCGTGACGGACAAGTACTTACGAAAGAGGAAATTGAATTTTTTATAACTGGTTATACAAATGGTGACATACCGGATTATCAAGCTTCTAGTTTAGCGATGGCTGTATTCTTTCAAGATATGAATGATGAAGAAAGAGCTGCGTTAACTATGGCAATGGTTAATTCAGGTGACGTTATTGACTTATCAGATATTCACGGTACTAAAGTTGATAAGCATTCTACTGGTGGAGTTGGAGATACAACTACATTAGTACTTGCACCTTTAGTTGCAGCTGTAGGTGTACCTGTAGCTAAAATGAGCGGAAGAGGACTAGGACATACAGGCGGAACGATTGATAAATTAGAATCAGTTGAAGGTTTCCATGTTGAAATCAGTGAAGAAAAATTCGTTAAGTTAGTTAATGAAGCTAAAGTTGCTGTCATTGGACAAACTGGTAATTTAACACCCGCAGATAAAAAATTGTACGGTCTTCGTGATGTTACTGGTACAGTAAATTCTATTCCACTTATCGCTTCATCAATTATGAGTAAAAAAATTGCAGCAGGTGCTGATGCAATTGTGCTTGATGTTAAGACAGGTAATGGCGCATTTATGAAGACACTTGAAGATGCTGAAGCTTTAGCACATGCTATGGTAAGCATCGGTAATAATGTAGGTAGAAATACAATGGCTATCATTTCAGATATGGGTCAACCTTTAGGACACGCTATAGGTAATGCCTTAGAAGTAAAAGAAGCGATTGAAACACTACAAGGTAAAGGTCCTGAAGACTTAACTGAACTTGTAATGACCTTAGGTTCACAAATGGTTGTAGTGGGCGGCAAAGCAAAAGATTTAGAAGAAGCACGTGCATTGTTAGAAAAAGCAATACAAGATGGTTCTGCTTTAGAAAGTTTTAGAACATTTTTAGAGAATCAAGATGGAGATGGCTCAGTGGTAGACGACGTATCAAAATTACCACAAGCCAAATATCAAGTAGCATTACCAGCGGAATCATCTGGTTTCGTAACTGAAATTGTTGCGAATGAAATGGGCGTTGCCTCGATGATGTTAGGCGCAGGTAGACAAACAAAAGACGATGATATCGATTTAAGTGTTGGTCTTGTACTGCATAAAAAAGTAGGCGACAGAGTCGATGAAGGCGAACCTCTATTAACAATACACAGTAATCGCGAAAACGTTGATGATGTAATAGAGAAATTGAACCAAAGTATCACAGTAAGTGAACAAGGTGCAGAACCAACATTGATTCATAAAATTATTACTGAATAG
- the deoB gene encoding phosphopentomutase, which yields MTTPFKRVHLIVMDSVGIGEGPDAKAFNDEGSHTLKHTLEDFNQSLPNLQKLGLGNIEPLPVIEKEVKPQAFYTKMSEASVGKDTMTGHWEIMGLNIMQPFKVYPEGFPKELIDEIESLTGRKVVANRPASGTQIIDEWGEHQMKTGDLIVYTSADPVLQIAAHEDIIPLEELYDICEKVRELTKDPKYLIGRIIARPYLGEPGSFKRTSNRHDYALKPFGRTVMNELQDGGYDVIALGKINDIFDGEGVTEAVRTKDNMDGMDKLIETVQRDFNGLSFLNLVDFDALYGHRRDKAGYAQAIKDFDERLPELIEHLQEDDLVIITADHGNDPTAEGTDHTREYIPVLMFSPKIAEYHELSVDATFSSLGATIADNFNVKLPEYGRSYLKEMGIE from the coding sequence ATGACTACACCATTTAAACGAGTCCACTTAATTGTGATGGACTCAGTAGGCATAGGGGAAGGCCCTGATGCAAAAGCTTTTAACGATGAAGGCAGTCATACATTAAAACACACGTTAGAAGATTTTAATCAGTCATTACCTAATCTTCAAAAATTAGGTTTAGGTAATATTGAACCACTACCTGTAATTGAAAAAGAAGTAAAACCACAAGCTTTTTACACTAAAATGAGTGAAGCCTCTGTTGGTAAAGATACAATGACAGGGCATTGGGAAATTATGGGCTTAAATATCATGCAACCTTTTAAAGTATATCCTGAAGGGTTCCCTAAAGAGTTGATAGATGAAATTGAGTCATTAACTGGTCGTAAAGTAGTAGCTAATCGCCCTGCTTCTGGAACGCAAATTATAGATGAATGGGGCGAACATCAAATGAAGACTGGAGACTTAATAGTCTACACTTCAGCTGATCCAGTTCTCCAAATTGCTGCCCATGAAGATATTATTCCGTTAGAAGAACTCTATGATATCTGTGAAAAAGTAAGAGAATTGACCAAAGATCCAAAATATTTAATTGGTAGAATTATTGCCAGACCTTATCTTGGTGAACCAGGTTCCTTTAAAAGGACATCTAATAGACACGACTATGCTTTAAAACCTTTTGGCAGAACAGTTATGAATGAATTACAAGATGGTGGCTATGATGTCATTGCCTTAGGAAAAATAAATGACATTTTCGATGGCGAAGGTGTGACTGAAGCGGTTCGTACAAAAGATAATATGGACGGTATGGACAAATTAATAGAAACAGTACAACGTGATTTTAATGGACTAAGCTTTTTAAATCTTGTGGATTTTGATGCCTTATACGGACATCGTCGTGATAAAGCAGGTTATGCACAAGCGATTAAAGATTTTGATGAGCGTTTACCTGAACTTATCGAGCATTTACAAGAAGATGATTTAGTAATTATCACTGCTGACCATGGTAATGATCCAACTGCTGAAGGTACAGATCATACAAGAGAGTACATCCCAGTTTTAATGTTTAGTCCGAAAATTGCTGAGTATCATGAATTATCGGTAGATGCTACATTTAGTTCGCTAGGTGCAACGATTGCTGATAATTTTAATGTGAAATTACCAGAGTACGGAAGAAGCTATTTAAAAGAAATGGGCATTGAGTAA
- a CDS encoding DoxX family protein, whose amino-acid sequence MKKIIRILFGIGFSVAGVLHFKDEENFRNIVPEYLPFRKAAVLITGVFEIVFGLLLLIKQPSTCLKKTINAFLWAVFPANIYMARKNLPLAGKQLPKWALYGRLPLQFIMIKMISKL is encoded by the coding sequence ATGAAGAAAATAATTAGAATTTTATTTGGCATTGGTTTTAGCGTAGCTGGCGTGCTTCATTTTAAAGATGAAGAAAATTTCAGAAATATTGTACCTGAATATTTACCATTTAGAAAAGCCGCAGTTTTAATCACAGGTGTGTTTGAAATCGTGTTTGGTTTATTATTATTAATCAAGCAGCCTTCAACATGTTTGAAAAAAACGATAAATGCTTTTCTATGGGCTGTATTCCCAGCTAATATTTATATGGCACGTAAAAATTTACCACTAGCTGGTAAGCAATTACCTAAATGGGCTTTGTATGGCCGTTTACCATTACAATTTATCATGATAAAAATGATTAGTAAGCTATAA
- a CDS encoding S-ribosylhomocysteine lyase, producing MPKMNVESFNLDHTIVSAPFVRLAGKMEGANGDVIHKYDIRFKQPNKEHMEMPGLHSLEHLMAENIRNHSDKVVDISPMGCQTGFYVSFINHDDYADVLNIIEQTINDVLNATEVPACNEVQCGWAASHSLEGAKEIAQTFLDQKSVWQDVYGENK from the coding sequence ATGCCAAAAATGAACGTTGAAAGCTTCAATTTAGATCATACGATAGTATCTGCACCATTTGTTAGACTAGCTGGTAAAATGGAGGGCGCTAACGGTGATGTTATCCATAAATATGATATCCGTTTCAAACAGCCAAACAAAGAGCATATGGAAATGCCTGGTTTACACTCTTTAGAACATTTAATGGCCGAGAATATTAGAAATCATTCAGATAAAGTAGTTGATATTAGCCCAATGGGTTGTCAAACTGGCTTCTATGTTTCATTCATTAACCATGATGATTATGCAGATGTCTTAAACATCATCGAACAAACAATCAATGATGTATTAAACGCTACAGAAGTACCTGCTTGTAACGAAGTACAATGTGGCTGGGCAGCAAGTCATTCTCTTGAAGGCGCTAAAGAAATTGCACAAACTTTCTTAGATCAAAAATCAGTATGGCAAGATGTATACGGAGAAAACAAATAA
- a CDS encoding M20 family metallopeptidase translates to MEKKQIILDYIENENHKYLEISHQIHQRPELGNEEIFASRTLIEDLIAHNFDVETDIAGHATGFIARYDSGIEGPTIGFLAEYDALPGLGHACGHNIIGTASVLAGTALKQVIDKIGGKIIVLGCPAEEGGENGSAKATYVKAGVIDELDIALMVHPGNETYRTIDTLAVDVLDIKFYGKSTHASENADEARNALDAMISYFNGIAQLRQHIKRRQRVHGVILDGGKAANIIPDFTHARFYTRATSRKELDVLTERVGQIAKGAALQTDCDFEFGPIQNGVNEFIKTSKLDDLFAKYATEMGEAVIDDDFGYGSTDTGNVSHCIPTIHPHIKIGSRNLVGHTHRFREAAGSTHGDQALIRGAKILALMGQELIENKPLFEEIIEQYQYTKGHKK, encoded by the coding sequence ATGGAGAAAAAACAAATTATTTTAGATTATATAGAAAATGAAAATCATAAATACTTAGAAATAAGTCATCAGATACACCAAAGACCAGAATTAGGAAATGAAGAGATTTTTGCTTCGAGAACTTTGATTGAAGATCTAATAGCACATAATTTTGATGTGGAAACTGATATAGCAGGACATGCAACAGGATTTATTGCACGATATGACTCAGGTATAGAAGGGCCTACAATTGGATTTTTAGCAGAATACGATGCTTTGCCAGGTTTAGGACATGCTTGTGGTCATAATATTATAGGTACTGCGAGTGTATTAGCGGGTACTGCATTGAAACAAGTGATTGATAAGATTGGTGGTAAAATTATTGTCTTAGGATGTCCTGCAGAAGAAGGCGGTGAAAATGGCAGTGCTAAAGCGACTTATGTTAAAGCAGGTGTTATAGATGAGTTGGATATTGCACTCATGGTCCACCCTGGAAATGAAACATATCGAACGATTGATACATTGGCTGTCGATGTTTTAGATATAAAATTTTATGGTAAAAGTACGCATGCATCTGAAAACGCAGATGAAGCGAGAAATGCTTTAGATGCGATGATTTCTTATTTTAATGGGATAGCGCAATTAAGACAACACATTAAAAGACGCCAACGTGTGCATGGTGTGATACTTGATGGTGGTAAAGCAGCGAATATTATACCTGATTTTACACATGCGCGTTTTTATACGAGGGCTACGTCTCGAAAAGAGCTAGATGTTTTGACTGAGCGGGTTGGACAGATAGCAAAAGGTGCAGCACTACAAACAGATTGTGACTTTGAATTTGGACCAATACAAAATGGGGTTAATGAATTTATTAAAACGTCTAAATTAGATGACTTATTTGCGAAATATGCCACTGAAATGGGTGAAGCAGTTATAGATGATGATTTTGGATATGGTTCTACAGATACTGGGAATGTCAGTCATTGTATACCAACGATTCATCCTCATATCAAAATTGGTTCACGAAATTTAGTTGGTCATACACATCGTTTCCGTGAAGCAGCAGGTAGTACCCATGGTGATCAGGCATTAATTAGAGGTGCGAAAATTCTCGCTTTAATGGGGCAAGAACTCATAGAAAATAAACCATTGTTTGAAGAAATCATCGAACAATATCAATATACAAAGGGGCACAAAAAATGA